tatatatatatatatatagatatatgtatatacagtatttatatatatatatatatatatatgtatatacagtatttatatatatatatatatatacatatatatatatatatatacatatatatatatatatatatatatttatatatatatgtaaatatatatatatatatatatatataatatatatatatatatatatatatactgtacagtacagtacagtatatatatttatgcatacacatttATGAGTGTGTAATATCATTCCTTTGTTTCTAAATATGTTAGTCAACAAAGATTATGTGAGAGTTGATGAAGGTATATTGAGAGAGATAGACAGAGACAAGCAAACTCAAAGACAGAAAGTTAGTAAACTTTTCCAGTTTTGAACTTTTTCGTTTGTCTAGACTTCAACAACTGCAAACGACGAACagatttttatcgataatatattgtgatatcccaAAAATCAATATAAGGAATGAAATCAATAGTGACAAACCAAGAGATATTTTCATGACTACCAAATCTATGAgtacatttttttcatatatgaatactAAATGGTATAGCGAAAATTTGGGTACGACACACCTCACGGCTTCCCTTTTTCTCAGTATTTGAACTTTtactttgatataaaaattttgtaaaatttatacattttatttataatctCTTTCGGAATATAAAATCTAAATGTCAATTCAAAAGAATTTCATAACTTTTTGTTTAAAATCCTCATAGGAAATCCTTGAGGAAGAAGCACACCAATAAAGTaaacatttgcatatatatctTGTCTTTCCTATCATAATTGGTGAAGGGACGATAAACCAAAGCTTCAACCGGACAGTTCTCTAATGAAATTTAAATGCCATGATGTTTTTACAGTATATCTCTGCTCTAGTAATGCTATATTCCATTGGAAAGCATTTAAGAAAAGGTTTTTTTATGAGAAGAAGGTATTCGGCTTTTAGAGAAGtgtatgcaggttgggtatactcaaacacgagcaatgtgcaatagttatgtattcacaattcaatacatggtgagcagcaatgcaataacaatgttgaggccacgcttgctccagcgagactgccccagattcaatatctcccgcctttaatagattatggcgggaatacaaataactttcaaaatgaattatatggaaacatcctacatcccctctctaaaataaatgtattacatttttcatgaaattgaggGTTTATCTTGTAATCATAAAGCTAGAGAAGTATAAGGCATACTGATGACAAAATggtgttatataaaagataacacaaatcaTACAAGTGGAGCGCGATTACGTGCTCATTGCAAGGTAAGACGACATTTAGttgcatgaaattatcaaattattacaaactggtcacatattcagtacaaaaaaaaatatcaaattgtgcataattaaagagaaatcaaattgtacataattgaaaaatcataaaatatagtctTCATGCCAACTCGGAGGATTTATTTTCCTGGTCCCTCTTCTGGGTTAGGGGTCGGCACACGAGTCAGCGGGGGAAAGTGAACGAGTAGGTGGGGGGAAATCCTGCACTCTTATTTCCCGAAGATGTTTTCTGTTTCTCGTTGATATTCTTCCAATAGCATCTAGTTTTATGACATATTGGCGGTCTCCTTTCATTTCAACGACTTTTGCAATACGATCCCAGGCCTTAGAGACAACATTTTGCACTGCTACTGTGGTACCCGCTTGCAAGGGGCGGAGTCTCTTTGCACTAGAATCATGACGGAACTTGACATTTCTCAGGTGTTTACCCATCTTCTCCTCTCTGTCTATCATAATGTCTGCCCACTGTTCTGTTATCTTATGATAGCTTTTAATCATAGGGACTGAAACCCTGAGTTGTCGTCCCATGGCTAACTGTGCCGGCGATTCATCGATGTCTCTTAGGGGcgtatttctatattgcaaaatgGCTCTTGCAAAACTATCTGTGTCGAGGCTTCCGTCACTTCTTGTGTTATCTAGAATGGTTCTCTTTGCTGTACGTACTGCTGCCTCTGCCCTCCCGTTGGATTGGGGGTAATGGGCTGAGGATATTCTCATCCTAACCCCCCATTTCTGTAGGAAGCTAGCCATGTCAGTGCTTACCAAATAGGTGCCACCATCGAGGGAGATTTCTTCCGGGGCGCCCCACTGCATGAAGTATCGTCAGAAGAGGGGAATCAAATTAGCAGAAGTGGCACCATTTGGAAAGAAGGCAATTT
Above is a window of Palaemon carinicauda isolate YSFRI2023 chromosome 6, ASM3689809v2, whole genome shotgun sequence DNA encoding:
- the LOC137643097 gene encoding uncharacterized protein, which encodes MQWGAPEEISLDGGTYLVSTDMASFLQKWGVRMRISSAHYPQSNGRAEAAVRTAKRTILDNTRSDGSLDTDSFARAILQYRNTPLRDIDESPAQLAMGRQLRVSVPMIKSYHKITEQWADIMIDREEKMGKHLRNVKFRHDSSAKRLRPLQAGTTVAVQNVVSKAWDRIAKVVEMKGDRQYVIKLDAIGRISTRNRKHLREIRVQDFPPPTRSLSPADSCADP